In the genome of Hydractinia symbiolongicarpus strain clone_291-10 chromosome 5, HSymV2.1, whole genome shotgun sequence, one region contains:
- the LOC130645513 gene encoding probable E3 ubiquitin-protein ligase HECTD2 → MAYKLIPPNFRKGYHAVKNPVFSLTERTQVISSEKQTAGILNRPKNNGPLTSPVSPSEPSKPKTAKQDDHVLVELTDLSNSNQTKTNHQNVGAISNNKSDSNTLLSASLVLKTNSPREEKEKNVASKKLQYYLPKLEENSGTKTTSKSKPLTEQQLRRERRRQRHKDDKPDCYKFRNQDDFCEAVCEARITNDYKELQNFLEKIFTSFSELVKVFKVQKSEKQKIHIDMDYLDYVNESIIRMPKEVQKVILRSIINCMLSDLRGDRSKDDLTAFMILLLNLQFSDSSTYSIFAHVMRQVAALQNKDHHHLINWFRLLPLKEYKDLIDRIVKFINYRLIPLKSDIPEGEKSEWWVPNAVKVLALLSAANEQCLPMLVERQNFYVKGAEVLDLVKEYQTWQSGSKRFSFCQYPFVLSLKAKRYIMQKDSETKMLLEARQSLMKNFRQKQAPNMGMLFLNLNIRRKFILEDSLQEISMKQKDLRKKLRVIFKGEPGIDLGGVSKEWFFLIMQRFFNENYGMFKYDNKLHTWWFNSSSKENYQEFNLCGVLMGLAMYNSINLDIRFPPCVYKKLLSPAIVPYNNPHAPVGVTPLGMNDFKQVYPDLANGLQELIEYQGDVEDDLCQSFQVSYTEFGQVITRMLKPDGHKIPVTNHNRQEYVNLYIDYLLNRCIYQQFYSFYHGFHSVCASNALLLLRPEEVETLVIGNSEFNIKDLEKVTVYDGYNKMDSTIRYLWETVFEYPQKMQRKFLFFCTGSDRIPIGGMKEMKFKITKIGGRSAAQMLPMAHTCFNQLCLPAYKNRKVLQKKLSIAIENAEGFGLE, encoded by the exons ATGGCTTATAAATTGATACCTCCGAATTTTCGAAAAGGCTATCATGCTGTAAAGAATCCAGTTTTTAGTCTCACTGAAAGGACACAAGTTATTTCTTCAGAAAAGCAAACA GCTGGCATCCTAAATAGGCCAAAGAATAATGGCCCTTTAACCTCACCAGTTAGTCCTTCAGAACCCTCCAAGCCTAAAACAGCAAAACAAGATGACCATGTGCTAGTAGAGTTAACTGACCTTAGTAACAGCAACCAAACCAAAACTAATCACCAAAATGTTGGTGCAATTTCAAATAACAAGAGTGATTCTAACACCTTATTATCAGCTTCATTAGTCTTAAAAACAAATAGTCCAAgggaggaaaaagaaaaaaatgtagcgTCAAAGAAGCTTCAGTATTATTTGcctaaattggaagaaaatagtGGCACGAAAACTACAAGTAAAAGTAAGCCTTTGACAGAACAACAACTAAGGAGAGAAAGAAGAAGACAGAGACATAAGGATGATAAACCAGACTGCTACAAGTTTCGTAATCAAGATGATTTCTG tgaaGCAGTGTGTGAAGCTAGAATAACAAATGACTATAAAGAGTTACAAAACTTTCTTGAAAAAATCTTTACTTCTTTCTCTGAACTGGTTAAAGTGTTCAAG GTTCAAAAATCTGAAAAGCAAAAGATTCATATTGATATGGATTATTTAGATTATGTCAATGAGTCGATTATTAGAATG CCTAAAGAAGTTCAAAAAGTAATTCTTCGTTCCATCATTAATTGCATGTTGAGTGATTTAAGAGG AGATCGCTCAAAGGATGATCTAACTGCTTTTATGATTTTACTTCTAAATTTGCAATTCTCCGATTCTTCAACATATTCTATCTTTGCTCATGTTATGAGGCAAGTTGCTGCTTTACAAAACAAAGACCACCACCATTTAATTAACTGGTTTCGTCT GTTGCCTCTCAAGGAATATAAAGATCTTATTGACAGAATCGTCAAATTTATCAACTATCGCTTAATTCCATTGAAAAGTGATATTCCTGAAGGAGAGAAGAGCGAATGGTGGGTGCCAAATGCTGTTAAAGTTTTGGCATTGCTAA GTGCTGCAAATGAACAATGTCTTCCAATGTTAGTTGAAAGACAAAACTTTTATGTCAAAGGGGCTGAAGTGTTGGATTTGGTAAAAGAATATCAAACATGGCAATCTGGCTCTAA AAGATTTTCTTTCTGCCAGTACCCGTTTGTTTTGAGTCTAAAGGCGAAACGATACATCATGCAGAAAGATTCTGAAACGAAGATGCTACTTGAAGCAAGA caaagtttaatgaaaaattttcgTCAGAAGCAAGCACCCAACATGGGAATGTTGTTTCTAAACTTAAACATCAGAAGAAAATTCATATTAGAAGATTCTCTGCAAGAG attTCAATGAAACAAAAAGACTTACGAAAAAAGCTACGGGTTATTTTCAAAGGGGAACCTGGTATAGATTTGGGTGGCGTAAGTAAGGAATGGTTTTTCCTAATCATGCAGCGATTTTTCAATGAAAATTATG GTATGTTTAAATATGACAACAAGCTGCACACGTGGTGGTTTAATTCTTCAAGTAAAGAAAATTACCAAGAATTTAACCTCTGTGGAGTT TTGATGGGTTTAGCTATGTATAACAGCATCAATCTTGATATTCGGTTTCCACCTTGTGTGTACAAGAAGCTACTCAGCCCTGCGATTGTTCCGTACAACAACCCGCATGCGCCAGTGGGAGTGACGCCGTTGGGAATGAATGACTTTAAACAAGTCTACCCA GACCTTGCGAATGGACTACAAGAACTTATAGAGTATCAGGGCGATGTTGAAGACGATCTATGTCAATCGTTTCAG GTTTCATATACAGAATTTGGCCAGGTTATCACGAGAATGTTAAAGCCCGATGGGCATAAAATCCCTGTTACGAATCACAACCGGCAAG AATATGTGAATCTATACATTGATTATCTTCTTAACAGATGCATATATCAACAATTTTATTCTTTCTATCATGGATTTCATAGCGTGTGTGCTTCAAACGCTTTGCTA CTCTTACGCCCAGAAGAGGTTGAAACTTTAGTAATCGGAAATTCTGAATTCAACATAAAAGATTTGGAAAAAGTTACGGTATACGATGGCTACAATAAAATGGACAGCACGATAAG GTACTTATGGGAAACTGTATTCGAGTATCCTCAGAAGATGCAACGCAAATTTCTCTTCTTCTGTACTGGTAGTGACCGCATTCCGATAGGCGGTATGAaagaaatgaaatttaaaatcaCGAAAATTGGTGGGCGCAGTGCAGCTCAAAT GTTACCTATGGCGCATACATGTTTTAATCAACTGTGTCTTCCAGCTTATAAGAATCGAAAAGTGTTACAGAAGAAACTTTCGATTGCTATCGAGAATGCTGAAGGCTTTGGATTGGAGTGA
- the LOC130645524 gene encoding uncharacterized protein LOC130645524, producing MAEKLDKNTTKSAASYSSSATLRAEEELKTDFFISEDNLSNALENKLKEEIAAQSLILSSLSGAPSTQQEAVHQQQQQEQQNLPQIESNLSLKSEKNMSSEHTDLAFDVSQAIGVEMIAIQHDGNDSTSTVDVKEISVASDYLNTQNQVAGSILDTGLSGSSVVLNAIAIKGANGVTEIQFEGTDIIDSAEVDAITHEPQQETEIGRINEDGIVNFTSNEIELPSTEQLKYPKLFVATTAQEAHEIIKKYAEETMSTFVSMRKMKQFGITEGGIDLTKKNYRVFFESSDVDYDGIPYVYVADKMYICHLGKDKTEVTRQKIRQQSMERRMKMGLPTKDLSSTRLRTKKIDCPVKITVKMIAKFPQYKVIRKTKRVCETASKKVRQALVETNGKLSCYYSFVGRLPGTREHNHLVGEENSEHEPIDPLIKDKIIQLTWEGVPSSNEVKRLLEDYVERDLFAGKPTPSKLRRRYYPNVKDIRNYMNKAKMLTRLSSDIKEELRLLASKLQQTRPTENIILQSELLDAGQEALLQLKTSADDDTTPKPTLIFCHQTSQQQRLLKRYGNQVMICEVTNLVERVPFPLICLFVQTNVDYQMVGSFVVEVRNKESLQQGLMSIKEWNPSWSPKYVILDYSDEQAEAVKIVFPGCSQFISESSRERSWRQWLTKSENKILGDPSQVFQQFQAIANAYNEEVLHQAALQLENSDVWRESANLRSWFNSNWLLEAKRWVVGYRPDDFIVTLHNESTFEQDIKSLRDAHINLMRGKKLGALIERLVERIIPDFYRRYIELNRKSYTQANELKVLYGDQLPTCLVNKPAAVIMHVLDQIKSTEATVYQVSHVQPGVFWVQDASSGNANDQAHTVSFGDTTNLPSCDCFDWQRYKLPCKHLCSVFSSFPDWGWDMLNASYTANPLINLDYSCIKPWVDAQDKQEQRLSHFTTAPTFNLKGNESKVATSKLDSIEKTINANDIKISDVELEVPVSASNGSASSESGLLNINAAGDNVSEQQKNVLAVQCEDLLQNLAQISTELANSDQLERLKSDLQASIGMFRSPSSTTLSEKQSSKRNVEDEDSTDADVKKLKIDLERSDSSVEELYVSEEEERVGIHVDDGTDIEDETVEISTQDEETPPRTPEQNVVIPNEDVPIHTVLTRPPVQELTPEQRERKLLAILTASNN from the exons ATGGCGGAAAAATTGGATAAAAACACTACGAAATCAGCTGCTAGTTACAGCTCAAGCGCCACACTACGCGCAGAAGAGGAACTAAAGACTGACTTTTTTATAAGTGAAGATAATCTAAGTAATGCTTTGGAGAATAAGCTTAAAGAAGAAATAGCTGCTCAGTCTCTAATATTGAGTTCGTTGAGTGGAGCACCATCAACACAGCAAGAAGCAGtacatcaacaacaacagcaggaacaacaaaatcttccacaaaTTGAATCCAACTTATCACTGAAgtcggaaaaaaatatgtcaagtGAACACACAGATTTAGCTTTTGATGTTTCTCAAGCAATTGGTGTTGAGATGATTGCCATTCAACATGATGGAAATGACTCAACAAGCACAGTGGATGTGAAAGAAATTTCTGTTGCTAGTGACTATTTGAATACACAGAATCAGGTAGCTGGGTCAATTTTAGATACTGGGTTATCTGGTTCCTCGGTGGTTCTTAATGCTATTGCAATAAAAGGTGCAAATGGAGTAACCGAAATTCAATTTGAAGGAACAGATATAATTGACTCAGCAGAAGTTGATGCTATTACACATGAACCTCAACAAGAGACTGAAATAGGAAGAATTAATGAAGATGGTATAGTAAATTTTACCTCAAACGAAATAGAATTACCATCAACAGAACAGCTAAAATATCCAAAACTATTTGTTGCTACAACAGCTCAAGAAGCACAcgaaatcattaaaaaatatgCAGAGGAAACAATGTCTACATTTGTATCAATGagaaaaatgaaacaatttgGAATTACTG AGGGTGGAATTGATTTgacaaagaaaaattatagaGTATTTTTTGAAAGTTCAGATGTTGATTATGATGGTATACCATACGTGTATGTTGCAGACAAAATGTATATTTGTCATTTGGGAAAAGATAAAACTGAAGTTACCAGGCAAAAGATTAGACAACAAAGTATGGAAAGGCGAATGAAG ATGGGCCTGCCTACAAAAGATCTCAGTTCAACGCGCCTTAGAACGAAGAAAATCGATTGTCCTGTCAAGATAACTGTTAAAATGATTGCGAAGTTTCCTCAGTATAAG GTTATTCGGAAAACAAAGAGAGTATGCGAAACTGCTTCTAAAAAAGTACGACAGGCGCTGGTGGAAACAAATGGTAAACTGAGTTGTTATTATTCGTTTGTTGGAAGACTACCTGGAACCAGGGAGCATAATCATCTAGTTGGAGAG GAAAATTCAGAACACGAACCGATTGATCCATTAATCAAAGACAAAATCATTCAATTGACATGGGAGGGTGTTCCGAGTTCTAACGAAGTGAAACGCCTACTGGAAGACTACGTCGAACGTGACTTGTTTGCCGGCAAGCCTACTCCGTCAAAGTTACGACGACGTTACTATCCAAACGTCAAAGATATAAGGAACTACATGAACAAAGCGAAAATGCTAACAAGGTTGTCATCAGATATCAAGGAAGAGTTGCGTTTGTTGGCATCAAAACTACAGCAAACCCGTCCAACGGAGAACATCATTTTACAATCTGAGCTACTCGACGCCGGACAGGAAGCACTTTTGCAGCTCAAAACATCTGCCGATGATGACACCACGCCGAAACCTACGCTCATATTTTGTCACCAAACCTCTCAACAACAGCGGTTGCTAAAGAGGTATGGTAACCAAGTCATGATCTGCGAAGTGACCAACTTAGTCGAACGTGTTCCCTTTCCTCTAATATGTTTGTTTGTGCAGACTAATGTTGATTACCAGATGGTAGGATCGTTTGTGGTTGAAGTAAGAAATAAAGAATCTCTTCAGCAAGGTTTGATGTCTATTAAAGAATGGAACCCAAGTTGGTCACCCAAGTATGTCATCTTAGATTACTCTGACGAGCAAGCAGAGGCTGTTAAGATTGTATTTCCAG GTTGCAGTCAATTTATATCGGAATCATCGCGCGAAAGAAGTTGGCGTCAGTGGTTAACTAAATCGGAAAATAAAATACTGGGCGATCCCAGCCAAGTCTTTCAGCAATTTCAAGCTATTGCAAATGCGTACAACGAAGAAGTGCTTCATCAAGCTGCACTGCAACTGGAGAACTCTGACGTGTGGAGAGAATCTGCTAACCTTCGTAGTTGGTTTAACTCCAATTGGTTGCTCGAAGCGAAA CGATGGGTGGTTGGTTATCGTCCTGACGACTTTATCGTCACTCTTCACAACGAATCGACGTTTGAGCAAGACATCAAGTCACTTCGTGACGCTCACATCAACCTCATGAGAGGAAAAAAACTTGGCGCTCTTATCGAACGATTGGTGGAGAGGATTATTCCAGATTTCTACAGAAG GTACATCGAATTAAATCGAAAGTCCTACACACAAGCTAATGAGCTAAAGGTTTTGTATGGCGACCAACTTCCAACGTGTTTAGTCAATAAACCGGCTGCCGTCATTATGCATGTGCTCGATCAGATTAAATCCACTGAAGCGACGGTTTACCAG GTGAGTCACGTTCAACCTGGTGTGTTTTGGGTTCAAGATGCTTCCAGCGGAAATGCGAACGACCAAGCCCACACGGTTTCTTTCGGTGACACAACAAATCTACCATCTTGCGATTGCTTTGATTGGCAGAGATATAAATTACCTTGCAAGCATTTGTGTTCAGTGTTCAGTTCGTTTCCCGATTGGGGCTGGGACATGTTAAATGCATCGTACACTGCAAATCCTCTGATAAATCTCGATTATTCGTGCATTAAACCTTGGGTGGACGCACAAGATAAACAAGAGCAGCGGTTGTCTCATTTTACTACAGCTCCGACTTTCAATTTGAAAGGCAATGAGTCCAAGGTTGCTACTTCGAAACTCGATTCAATAGAGAAAACCATAAACGCTAATGACATAAAGATTTCTGATGTGGAACTTGAAGTACCTGTTTCTGCCAGTAATGGCAGCGCTAGTAGCGAGTCAGGGCTTTTAAATATAAACGCTGCCGGAGATAACGTTTccgaacaacaaaaaaatgtactTGCCGTTCAATGCGAAGATTTGCTTCAAAACTTAGCGCAGATATCCACTGAACTGGCTAACAGTGATCAGCTGGAGAGACTAAAATCTGATTTACAGGCATCGATAGGTATGTTTCGTAGTCCGTCTAGTACAACTCTGTCTGAGAAACAATCTTCAAAACGCAACGTAGAAGACGAGGACAGTACAGATGCTGatgttaaaaaactaaaaatagatCTTGAGAGAAGTGACTCGTCAGTTGAGGAATTGTACGTGTCCGAAGAAGAGGAGCGTGTAGGAATACACGTAGATGATGGAACAGACATAGAAGATGAAACGGTAGAAATAAGTACACAAGACGAAGAGACGCCTCCGCGTACGCCTGAACAAAATGTTGTAATACCTAACGAAGACGTGCCGATACATACAGTTCTGACGAGACCTCCTGTTCAGGAATTAACTCCCGAGCAAAGAGAAAGAAAACTGCTAGCTATTCTAACCGCTAGCAACAactaa